The following are from one region of the Rhizobacter sp. AJA081-3 genome:
- a CDS encoding Crp/Fnr family transcriptional regulator — MPNLAESALFDRLPDSLRALAQRGEVKRFRKHQRLIEEGTFGDTLYIILAGRLRASSADDRGREIVYGIYGPGEYLGEMSLDGGPRSASVVAQEAAVCAVITRHTLQEHIAAHPAFAFELLERVIHRARLATQSARSMALLDVYGRVARLLESLAAPQPDGSGLIAEHLTHAEIASRVGCSREMISRLMKDLERGGYVTNAADGARIVARLPDRW, encoded by the coding sequence GTGCCCAACCTCGCCGAATCCGCCCTGTTCGACCGGCTCCCCGACTCGCTGCGCGCTCTGGCGCAACGCGGCGAGGTCAAGCGCTTCCGCAAGCACCAGCGGCTGATCGAGGAAGGCACCTTCGGCGACACGCTGTACATCATCCTGGCCGGCCGGCTGCGTGCCTCTTCCGCCGACGACCGCGGGCGCGAGATCGTCTATGGCATCTACGGCCCGGGCGAGTACCTCGGCGAGATGAGCCTGGACGGCGGGCCGCGCTCGGCATCGGTGGTGGCGCAGGAGGCCGCGGTGTGCGCGGTGATCACGCGGCACACGCTGCAGGAACACATTGCCGCCCACCCGGCGTTCGCCTTCGAGCTGCTCGAGCGCGTGATCCACCGCGCCCGCCTGGCCACGCAAAGCGCGCGCAGCATGGCGCTGCTCGATGTCTATGGGCGCGTGGCCCGCCTGCTCGAAAGCCTGGCCGCGCCGCAGCCCGACGGCAGCGGGCTGATTGCCGAGCACCTGACCCATGCCGAGATCGCCAGTCGCGTCGGCTGTTCGCGGGAGATGATCAGCCGGCTGATGAAGGACCTGGAGCGCGGCGGCTACGTCACGAACGCAGCGGACGGCGCGCGCATCGTCGCCAGATTGCCGGATCGCTGGTGA
- a CDS encoding S8 family serine peptidase codes for MAANIAGAAVLPLADAYLPWARATNFRDALLPGARGEWHWLLLELSETTSASEFALAARQSARDDLRVPAQYVNPPQGLERSRYCTAACSPRFLASLAGEGGAVPGGELLSKIQRFEIGFVASDLPDPDAAPPVAQSQGGAAAGVVVGIVDDGLAIANERFRSFANGRHATRLLAFWDQHQRADPSSPWVHGRVFGQADLKARFAALPAAAGPADEALLYAGMGYTEVRHRVTHGTHVMDLACGADPRDPAAPPIVAVQLPGGSIADTSCASSTAFMLDAIRFVLATADAAVSPGERCPVVINLSIGNIAGPHDGSSIFEQALDELIGLRSDCDVVLAAGNSYQLRCHAWIDLPPGSAMTLNWQIQPGDGTPSFLELWFTDPAGANGVGDIGGIRLTVTPPGGQPIEVPHGQPVAVPGEKGQAVAMLSLQQQVANGRKGMGLLAVAPTQCTGEWTVAAPSGAWRVTLHNAGTTALECNAFVQRDDAPLGRPTLGRQSYLNDEDYRRFDARGAVEVLDSDAAYVRRVGTLNGLASGDRVHVAGGALTDREGGATAARYSSVPLQASEPSRWRVLAVTEDSPVLKGVLAAGTASGSCVALSGTSMAAPQLTRYIVDKSRTVVLPTRTIEDFQGHPVPAVPLAPQQRERWRRRRGDPA; via the coding sequence ATGGCGGCGAACATTGCCGGCGCCGCGGTGCTGCCGCTGGCCGATGCCTATCTGCCCTGGGCCCGGGCGACGAACTTCCGCGACGCCCTGCTCCCGGGGGCGCGGGGAGAGTGGCACTGGCTGCTGCTCGAGCTGTCGGAAACCACCTCGGCCAGCGAGTTCGCCTTGGCCGCCCGGCAGTCGGCGCGAGACGACCTTCGCGTGCCTGCTCAGTACGTGAATCCTCCGCAGGGGCTGGAGCGATCACGGTACTGCACCGCAGCTTGTTCGCCGCGCTTTCTCGCGTCGCTCGCCGGCGAGGGCGGGGCCGTGCCTGGGGGCGAATTGCTGTCGAAGATCCAGCGCTTCGAGATCGGCTTCGTCGCGTCGGATCTGCCCGACCCCGATGCTGCGCCGCCGGTGGCGCAGTCGCAGGGCGGGGCTGCGGCGGGTGTGGTCGTGGGCATCGTCGACGATGGCCTGGCGATCGCCAACGAGCGCTTCCGGTCGTTCGCCAACGGCCGCCACGCCACGCGGCTGCTGGCCTTCTGGGACCAGCACCAGCGTGCCGATCCCTCGAGCCCGTGGGTCCATGGTCGGGTGTTCGGTCAGGCGGACCTGAAAGCGCGCTTCGCGGCGCTGCCCGCCGCCGCCGGACCGGCCGACGAGGCCCTGCTCTACGCCGGCATGGGCTACACGGAAGTGCGCCATCGCGTCACGCACGGCACCCATGTCATGGATCTCGCCTGTGGCGCCGACCCGCGCGATCCCGCAGCGCCGCCGATCGTGGCCGTGCAACTGCCCGGCGGCTCGATTGCCGACACTTCCTGTGCCTCGTCGACGGCCTTCATGCTCGATGCCATCCGCTTCGTGCTGGCCACGGCCGATGCCGCCGTGTCGCCCGGCGAGCGCTGCCCCGTGGTCATCAACCTGAGCATCGGCAACATCGCCGGGCCGCACGACGGCAGCTCCATCTTCGAGCAGGCGCTGGACGAACTGATCGGCCTGCGCAGCGATTGCGACGTGGTGCTGGCCGCGGGCAACAGCTACCAACTGCGCTGCCACGCCTGGATCGACCTGCCGCCGGGCAGCGCCATGACCTTGAACTGGCAGATCCAGCCAGGCGACGGCACGCCGAGCTTCCTGGAGCTCTGGTTCACCGATCCCGCCGGCGCGAATGGCGTCGGCGACATCGGCGGCATCCGCCTGACGGTCACGCCGCCCGGCGGGCAGCCGATCGAGGTGCCGCACGGCCAGCCGGTCGCGGTGCCGGGCGAGAAGGGGCAGGCCGTGGCCATGCTCAGCCTGCAGCAGCAGGTGGCCAACGGCCGCAAGGGCATGGGGCTGCTCGCCGTGGCGCCGACGCAGTGCACGGGCGAGTGGACGGTGGCGGCCCCCAGCGGCGCCTGGCGGGTGACTCTGCACAACGCCGGCACCACCGCGCTCGAATGCAATGCCTTCGTCCAGCGAGACGATGCGCCGCTCGGGCGGCCGACGCTGGGGCGCCAGTCCTACCTGAACGACGAAGACTACCGGCGTTTCGATGCGCGCGGCGCGGTGGAGGTGCTCGACTCCGACGCTGCCTACGTGCGCCGCGTCGGCACGCTGAACGGCCTGGCCAGCGGCGACAGGGTCCACGTGGCTGGCGGCGCGCTCACCGACCGCGAAGGTGGTGCCACGGCGGCGCGCTACTCGTCGGTGCCATTGCAGGCGAGCGAGCCATCGCGCTGGCGTGTGCTGGCCGTCACCGAGGATTCCCCGGTGCTCAAGGGCGTGCTGGCGGCAGGCACGGCCAGCGGCTCGTGTGTTGCCCTCAGCGGCACGAGCATGGCGGCCCCGCAACTGACGCGCTACATCGTCGACAAGTCGCGCACGGTGGTGCTGCCGACCCGCACCATCGAGGACTTCCAGGGCCATCCGGTGCCGGCGGTGCCGCTGGCACCGCAACAGCGGGAGCGCTGGCGTCGCCGGCGGGGCGATCCGGCGTGA